One region of Rhodospirillaceae bacterium genomic DNA includes:
- the cobS gene encoding adenosylcobinamide-GDP ribazoletransferase, with amino-acid sequence MSDANQSPPPDEPAAPESEAPSQAMPKSLPWLGWLRDFWLVLGFFTRLPVVSVTGHLGEAARAFPLAGLVVGLIGAFVYFVAMEIGLSGLLAALLAVAATGIVTGALHEDGWADVCDALGARGGVEKRLEILRDSRLGSFGGLALIFATSIKVAAIANLGAPELVAGALVAAHTLARGVLPLVMARMTLARSNGLAADAGRSTQSAANWSLIIALLIAVLVVAPIAALVALLAALAATWAVAKLAQKKFGGYTGDVLGAVEQVAEMAILINLVTLT; translated from the coding sequence ATGAGCGACGCCAACCAGTCACCGCCCCCGGACGAACCGGCCGCCCCTGAGTCCGAGGCGCCCAGCCAGGCAATGCCCAAATCCCTCCCCTGGCTCGGCTGGCTGCGCGATTTCTGGCTGGTGCTGGGCTTCTTCACGCGACTGCCGGTGGTCTCGGTGACCGGGCATCTCGGCGAAGCTGCTAGGGCCTTTCCGCTCGCCGGGCTGGTGGTGGGGCTGATCGGTGCCTTCGTCTATTTTGTGGCCATGGAGATCGGCCTCTCTGGCCTGCTCGCGGCATTGCTTGCCGTGGCCGCGACCGGGATCGTGACCGGCGCCCTCCACGAGGATGGCTGGGCCGATGTCTGCGATGCGCTGGGCGCCCGCGGCGGGGTGGAAAAGCGCCTCGAAATCCTGCGCGACAGCCGCCTTGGCTCCTTTGGTGGCCTCGCCCTCATCTTTGCGACCTCGATCAAGGTCGCGGCCATCGCCAATCTCGGCGCCCCGGAACTGGTGGCGGGCGCCCTGGTGGCCGCTCACACGCTGGCACGCGGTGTCCTGCCCCTGGTGATGGCGCGCATGACTCTCGCGCGCAGCAATGGCCTTGCCGCCGATGCCGGCCGCTCGACCCAATCCGCCGCCAACTGGTCGCTCATCATCGCCCTCCTCATCGCCGTGCTGGTGGTGGCGCCGATCGCGGCATTGGTGGCGCTGCTGGCGGCCCTTGCCGCCACCTGGGCCGTCGCCAAGCTCGCGCAGAAGAAATTCGGCGGCTATACCGGCGATGTCCTGGGCGCCGTCGAGCAGGTCGCGGAAATGGCGATCCTCATCAACCTCGTGACGCTGACGTGA